gtatggtgtattgaattctggtatcgggtatcatgatatttatggcaggtatgtaatatgtatagaagttataatatgagtatcgtgacaaacgggtagagacagaacagattcagggagaagtccatgaggactgttcaggcaaaaaaaaaggaagttggttcatgaatgactttaaccatatatatatataatatatataatgacaatgtatatttgttattactatcattaaaggttgagtcagagcggagaaccttttgttcttaaactgtttattatcattatttagatttgtggtcagaacaataaaatgactgtagttgtggttctaaaagctttgaggcttcaaacaacgtggatgtggtgtggtgacaaaaacaaaaagtcacctgcaccccccccccccccccccgttgtcacctttttcacccctcatgagtttgcaggtatgtgattaatccacagaaacctgtgattaacctgattaaaaattttactCGTTTCACAGCCATAGTAAATAGTAATCGAATCACTCCATATGCAACGTACTATTTGACATTATTTAGTCAAGATGTGTACTTTTTGTTGAatcatgaaatatttaaactgtaATGACCTTTTCAAATGCAAAATATCCAATCTGTAAATGCGACACACCGTTTAAAAGTAGTTCACCTAATGGAGTGCGTTCTAAAAGTGTACTAACAGCATGTTATATCGGTAAACCTAGCGAATCATGAAAGGAAAAAACTGCTGAGAAGCAGTACATGGAAGTATTTTGAGTTCTCCACCATAGAACAGGGGTGTcacactcattttcaccgttggccacatcagcatcatggctgccatcAAACagccggttgtaactgtaacactcTATAAATGTAACTACTccagaatatattgttaaataactgtttttacatttgattattgtgtattcaaatgtaaaaatattgtacatgcatttatataaatgtaaaaatatatagaagCAAATCTATCTATTttaacaaatccatttaattatatttacgGAACAAAAGTTAACCATAACATAACCAATATAACTGTGTTGCAGCCAAGAGTCAGATGTCCTACTTCAAACAAGGAtgatggaggagaagctcatCCAATACTGACTGATGCAGACACTGTAAGTATTGTGTGAAGTCCAATTCCACCACTAAAAGTAAACTACCGTATAATATTTCACACCACTATCTTTGATCTAGATAACACATCCCTAAATTCTACtgtaaaaattacaataaaccaAGAATTGAACTAGCCACTCAATAAAAACCGAAACATGCAGAGAAaagtagattaaaaaaaatagatggaGAACAAACGGTGACGCCTCAGAAAGGAGATAATGgctaacacgcacgcacacgtgtgtgtgtgtgtgtgtgtgtagatacttAGTTATGCTAATTGGCAGCACAAAACATATTTGTTGATTATAAATAGATCTATACTTTACTTTTCGTAAATGCAATCAGCTGTTCATTAGTATGGCAGTTCTGAGAGCTTTGAATGTGCTTGTCTGAGGGTGTATTTGGTTACCAAGAAGCAATTGGTACTTTTAGACTGTTGCTTGTATTGGACAGCAGGCATGTTTAACCTCAAATATACAGGAGCATTCACCATGATGTCAATTGGGAAATGAGCAAGTAGCAGGTAGAGGGCTGATATTTACAGAAAGGTGTGATGTATCAAGACTGAATGATTAGAACTGCATCAGGAATTTCTCTTCAGTTAAATtccattgtgtttttatgtgtttaaGGTGTCCAAGAGGCCTTTTGTTGTGAATCACGGAGAAAATTCCTCCACTTTTCCTAAAAACTCCTCTGTGGAAGAACTCTTCTCCCATGATGTAATATGTGCCTCTCATAATGAAGTGTACTCCACCAATTATCCTGTAAATGGGATCACAGAGCTGGCAGGATACAAGGGGGACAAGGAAAACCTTCTTTACGTAAGTATTTACTTAACCAGTATAAAGACAAATGCCAGGCTCTAACTTTTAAAATCAGTTTGCATGAAATGCATGAAGAATCTTCACGCACATGCGCACACTTCAATATTTTACAGTTATTATTCATCACAGGCTGCAGAGTATTATTACGATTATTGTGCCGGAGGGAGCAACACACTTTGGCTATTATGGTCCTGTTCGCAAAGTAGTGAGGCTGCGAATGGTTTAGGAGGTTTACTGCAAGATCTGTAAATTAAATTACCAGATTATTTGACCAAAACGGTCTAATGTTGTGAGGACCACTGGATCATCTTTGCAGAAGAGTTGGAACATCTGCCActataaaatgtaatgtaactgcATCTATTGTCTGTCAGTCATCAGAGGTGGAGGGAAGGCTCTCAGCACTGGAAGCTCAGCTCGGGAGTCTTCAGTCTGGGATGGACAGGCTCATTATTCTGGAGAAACACGTGGagaaactaaacaaacaaagaatCACAGACAAGGTTGATATGACATTCTTTGCCATACTACTTCATTATTTCCTTCATTTGACAAGCAGCAAGAACATGTTATTATATACAACAGGTAGCTTAAGTCGAGCAATCTGTTtggttcaaatatttggctCAAGGAAGTCCCGTCAGCAAAGAGCCCAACAAAATGGGATTGGGAAGGACACTTTATTTGGGGCAAGACTAGACAGAGAAATACCCTGCTACGTTACAATGAACAGAAATGAAGgaaacaatagatgttatggcCACAGGTGTGAAATCCAGCTTCAGAGCGACTGGTTATTTTACTCCGGGGCCGAAGAAAGCAGAGCAACTTCCTCCCCAAGCAACACACCTGTGCTTAACAATTAAAGACAAACTGAATACAAGCCGTTATCAAAGTCATCCAACTAGGGGCTGGGCCGTTCTtcagataaatgtaaataaatagccACATTTTAACACCAGtatgtgatttaaaaaacaaaaatatatgctAGCTGccagtgtaataataataataatcctaagtcttctatagcgcttctctaagtacCTGAAGTCGCtttccagagtccagtagtcacacacacacacagtcataccggtggtggtaagcgacatcagtagccacagctgccctggggcagactgacagaagcgtgtAGACTACATTCCATAGAAAATGCCTTGATATGTGCAGACAAAGATAACTTTTATTGTCCCCAAGGTGTAAATTTAGCTTGGGCAGTAGTGCTGTGTACACAACTGCAACCCACTCAAAATAATACATAGACAACAGACATTACAGTTATTCATTAAAGACAAAAATGGCAAATGGTGGCCATGCCCTGATGGttccaaataaatacaaatacatgggCATTATAAAACGGGTCAGAATCGTAAAAATGTCACAGAGACAACATGAAACTGTTTTCGACATGTGAACCGCAAAACAAAGTCCAAGTACAAAGTTTATTGCAATGGCTTTAACTCTCATATTGCCATTATTGATGTACCTTGAAGAAAAGCAATAGTTAATGTCAGCCTGTGATATGTTGTGATCGTATCGCAGCGTTGTTCAGCCCAACGCCAACATACCAATTGCAGCCACCtgttctatttattattttctattccAGAATGAAGGAGAAGTCATCACTATATCCAGAGAGAGCTGGGAAAATCTGATGAGCAGAGTGCTGTTATTGGAGACAAAACTAGATCTGAGCAATATACAGGTAGTGTACATGCTGTGACATTTCATATTAATTACATTTCCACtgaatgtcttgttttgtggtCTGTTTCTGCCTGTTATTGTGTTGATTTTATTAAACATGTTCAAGCATCTTCACAGGACAATGGTGGGTTGTAACACAGTGATGATCAAAGCTATATAGACCTGTATTATATACTCTACAAGATGAAAAACCTTTTGATCTGAAATTTAGAGCTACAAGACAGAATTTCTGGATTCCATCTGGAAAAGGGAAATCAGCCTGTTGTAATAAACACTATAGAATGAGACCAGGATTGATACTGTAATAAAGTATCAAAAAGTGGATTCAATATCAAGTCAGTCATATTAGGAACATAGCTGTTAAATGTCTTCAAACATGCTATGGTTGCGGTGACAGTAAGGTAAGCATGTGCATCTGATGAGACCGATACATTATGATGCTCCATCTTACCGGCAGTCAAGGACAGAGGAGTGGTGAAGAAAGGTCACTGCACGTACCAGATTATACAACTGCAATACAGTTAAACTGTGATTAGTTTGAAACTAGCACTAAACCCGTTTTCGATTAAGAACATTTTTAGAATTGCTTCTGTTTTCTCGTCTCTCTCAGTTAAGTGTCCCGCTGCCATGTCCGTCATCTGATTCCTCCCTTTTTTGCACCATGTCTGATGATTCAAAGGTGAGACAGAGCAAAGGACTCATCATGCTGTCACTATTAATAAAAAAGGAttagatttaaataatttggtcattgttttttaaatgacatcagtgtattagttgtatttattttcatactTTATTACGCTGCATTGTAAATATTTGGGAATTCTTGTTCATAACCAGGCATTTAAATAAGGCAGGCACAGTATTTACAGGGGTGGGCAAATATATGAATACCTTCCACTTACCtctatttaaaagaagaagaagtagaaatcAAACAAATTGTTGTGTTGAAAAGCTTTGAAAGCTGAACATAAGTTGTTGAGGTTGTAGATGTCATCATTGTAATGAGTTGAAGTGTTATGTACTGTGTGTTATTCGTGTAGGTTGCTTCTATTCAAAAAGAGTTAAGTCGATTTCTGTTTTATTACCGGTCTCAGCCGGTGTGCAAGTTCACACTGGTTTGATTTTTATGCAAACTGGTAGAACCGTTATTTGTCATTATGACACGTTTATGACTTACTACAAGGTAGCCGACATCAGCAAACCTGTACCTACAGAAGGGGTGCCTTTCAAGTGGAGAAAAAGTGATGAAGTGCCGCCTAGTGTGCAGCGCcagtggagaaaatgtgatttGTTGGAAAACTCTGCATGCTACTGATTATGGCTGCACAACTATGAGCAAAATACTAATCCCAATTATTGATCACGATTATTCATTAATTTCAGGGACAACATTTCAGTAATGTACAGACCAATGCTCTTACTTTCATGTGGTTCTACATTCTTGTTGATTAACACATCTTTGTATCAAATTAAGACTTATATTTAGGTTCTTATTTTCCTAAATCcataacatttaaatgtgttgccAATGTGCGGGTCAAAACAAGTAGTGTGTATTATTCTCATACTTTGGACTGCAGCCACAACATTCTGGAAAAGCTTTTCCATCTGCCACCTAATATTTGTACATGTTTTCTTGTCtgtcctgttttttttctccaggagAACCTCAAGGACAGACTGGAGAAGATTACCAACATGTAAGATCACTGAAAAGGAGTTCACAATTACCCCTCTTGGTTGTATGCCcagtttattatttgttgtttattttttagcttGTCCTATTTCCATTCTAAAATGGCTACACAATTCAAGTTCTAAATCTGGCTAACCTTGTTGGCTTTGCCAGCGACTCTTCGAGCCGCCTACAAACgtcattgtattttatttattccaatTGACACAAGGGATTTAAAGTTGTTTTATCTAATTGCTGCATCCACTGTGCACCATTTGATAATGGCAGCATTAATTGCCACACCAACTTTGaatattgtaaatgtttctTGATTTTGTTCAGTTTATTAGATTAATTAATGATAATATCTTTGTCTGGAATCTTTAGGTTGAAGAGCACCTCAAGTCTGCTGAAGAACACATAATCTACCACAACACTGTAAATATATTATGACAAATTACCATCAGTTGAGTTTGGGTTTAATTAATAAGCACATTCTTAATGCACTTTTCTATTGTTTTGGATTGACAATGTTCGATCACCGTGATCTTACTACGAAGCCATCTGAACTTTAGACTGTTGGAGCTCagtcaaatgaaatgaatgtcCAGGAATAAAGGCCTCGCCTTATATGAGAAGTGAATGCTTTTCAAATAGCTACACAAATCTTAAAActtgtttgatttgtttttcttttactatttttatttttacaattgaTAACCCCTTTCACAATATTGTGTTTCATCGGTGAATATTATCTATCCTGTGGACCACTTTTAAGCTGACGAAATAAACTTGAAGCCTCTGACTAACTACAAACTTGTACTACTGTATTTCAATAATGCAAAACCAAGTTGGCACCATGAAAATAATTGTGTGCAACTGACAATGTGGGCTAGGCTGCTAGCTTTGAGCCTTAATATACCCACAGTAAACCAACATGTGTGATGTTTCTGACTGGCTTAATGGGCTGTAGATTAACCTTATAAAATGTTTTACTATCTAAAATACACAATGGCTACATATGTAAATTGCTGAACATGTTACAGTCAGCATATTTCTGTTTAAAATAGGTTTTAGATCCAAACGGGTGCAACAGTGAAAGTTATTTCACAGACTATTTGAGGacttaaatattcatatttagacCATTTTTCAATGAGATTTGCTATTCTATTTCTGGAACTCAGATCAACACCTTCACAATCCAATAACTTTAGCAATATTCTAGTTGTTTCTCTGCCAGTCACAATTCCATGTAACCAACACTATTGGTGCATCCATCTGTAACCATGACACTGACCAAATGTTTCCAGTTGCTGTTCAATAAAGTTGTCAACCTCAGCCACATCAGTTTTATTCTTTCAACACTAGAGCTGCTTCTTGCTTAAAATCCTTTCCCCTGTGTGTTTGCTTAGTTAGTACAATCTCATGTGAATTAACAAGCAATTTaagtgtcatatatatatattgtaaaaccACATTTTAAGTCTTCAATGAACTCACAATCCATTATATCTCAATAGAGGGTAACCTATGACAAAGAGCTGCTTCTGACataattattaaaaacatttcaaagaCGTACTGAAAGTCTATGGAAACAGTCATTTCTATTTCTAACTACTTTTCCTTGACCTCTGTGAAATAATGTCAAGGGGTCAAGGAAAGATGGAAAGGAGAATTCATGAGGAGTTAGGAAAAGAATACCGCAATGTTTAGAGAATCTGACTCCACTTTCACTAAACTACATAGTTTTGATGAGACGGCAGGTGGATTGTTAGTGACGTCAGTCTGCAGCGGTGAAATTACAATGTTCATGAGATGGACTACAAAACAGATTGTACATACTTCTTCTGTGTTCTTACAGCGTTGTCCCATGCAGAAGACATGAACAACCTGGGCCCTGTTCCACGTACGTGGTTCAACTAAGTGGATCAAATGTCCTATTAGCCAGCTAAAAGTAACCTGACAACTGATGTTTTGATAATGAAGATGGATAGTATTTTTATCTCTGTGGAGACCAAAATGAATGTTCTAGCAATGCACTCCATTTTAACGTTTCAAAGGTCACCCCAAcccctgtgtgtagttatttgATTTGTGTGCCTCTAGTTGTAAAATGAGAGTTATCAATCGTATCTAATCGAGATGAATGCGTGTTGTACAGTCTAGAATATTCTTGTgatgagaaataaatatttgcATATAAAACATGATCGATAGGGTAAGGGTTAGGGTTTATTGTTGAGAgaacattattaattattattaattaacatTGTCCTTTGGTGGTCCTGTAtggtgtagtggccatttgtcaaataaaaaacataaaaagcccactgatgcatcatgggtTTGTGGTTTACACAGGCGAAAGAATGCATTGTCCATACATGATTATGTGTTTCTCATAATTTATGTAACTAAactaaacaagcaaacaaacaaaagaacaaaggaccTCCTAATGTTGCCTCTCCTGctctggtaaaaaaacaaaaacataggcctacccaggtgcatgctggtcctgtacctgcctactccCATATATAACCACAAGTGCACTGcccacagtgttacccaattaataaacaaatgaacaaccaaaatactaaatatacctagacaacaacaacaaataatgaaACTGAACTAAAAACTACATGTGCTGCATGTAAGGGGTGCAAGAGGCCCGGCAGGGGTTGACGAGAGAGCACCTAGCGCAAATTGAATAGGCAGGGACAAAAAGGCGGTTGGAAGGACAATCGTCTTGGATGTGGGCGATTGCTTCTCTAACGGCTTCCCTCAACCTCCCATGTAACTGACATGTAACTGACATGtaatgacatgtgacatgtaatgtaatgtaactgcCCCAACCACACAGGAAGGAGGCAGgataagagagagaggttcAGGAGCAGAGTTCAGTCGAACTGGCTTGACAGGGTATCAGGCTAATTTTTTTTAGAACCAGTATGGTAAGTaagttgaaaagaaaaaaaagggcccaaCTGGCTTGGCTGGTGTTGAGACGTTTGGCTGTGTGGATGTACTCAAAATTGTTGTGGTCAGTCCACAGAAGGAATGGTTGTTCGGCCCCCTCCAGCCAGTGCCGCCACTTCTCCAATGCCACCTGAGCCTGCAGCTCTCTGTTTCCTACATTGTAATCTGTCTCCTTTGACAGGAAAGCTCAGGGGCAAAGCTTGTTGTTCGTGGGCGAGCACCAATATGAAAGGCCCTCAAACCCAAACTAAAGGCTGGGGTCTGGGGGAGTAAGGATGGGTGCTGATGTGAAACTCCTCTGGAGCTTCTGGAATGTCAACATAGCCTTGGAAGACCACTGAAACGTGAGAAGAGAAGTTAAGGCACActtatatgtttttgttttaagacTGTGTTTTGAAAACAAAAACGATCTCCATCCACAATGGCTTTTCTGCATCGTTTTCAAAACGATCTCGTCCACACCAGGATCCCTGAAGTGAATATCACATGACTATTCATGTTGCTGAGTACCTAAAAGATCACAACATAGTATACTACAACACATGCAGTTGCTGGAGTCTTCCAAGTCAAAATACTTTCATTTAGAGCTTAATTTTCAGCCAATCACCTTTGTTATGCTGCATGATGGACACTCAGCTACTGCCACTTTTAGGATTGTGCCAATAAACACTGAATTACAAGTGTTTAGGTTTCCATCATGCACCAGCACTTCAATTTCTGTGgcaaaataataatcattttaatAATACCATTTGACAATaaaattatttacatttatctgTTTCATTTTAGCCAGTAATAAATAAGGCTGAAgagcaggggcggcttgtccataagggcgattggggcgacgcactgcatAGGGGatgagtgtcttgcccaaggacacataaaGATGgaccggggatcgaaccaccgatcctctgaaggtaggacttttaatttggaATATCTCCTAACTAGTATAGTAAAATTGGTGTATTGTCAGTATGGGTGAAATGACCAGTTCCTTGTTATGAATGTAAGACCGTGACTGGAATTAGTGATAAAAGTATCTTTACAGCACCAAGTATTCAGAAAGGACCAGTTTTTTTGTTACGAatgtaggacttttactttgaagaatcTTATTGGTTTAATTTTCTATATATGTGCAGACAGAGATGTGTCTTCAACATATATGCATTATAAATTGGTTCGAACCATTGAGAGAAATATATCAGATATTTGCTTTTTGATCGTAGAAAggtaggacttttactttgaaagatGGAAAAGTAAACATTTTGGATTTTCACTATATCCATCCTGAAAACATATGCCTCAGCTATTGCCTGGAATTAAGTTATCTATGTTATAGTACCTTTATTTACTTTGTAAAAGCTCTGAATTGGAACAGTTTAGATGGTTGGATGTGTTCAGAAATATTCCGAACACATACACATCAGTGAGTCAggaattatttaatttattattttccatcaACCCTCAAATCAAAGATTAAAGACATTTAATGCACAGTTGAGTTGTATTCCCCCTTAACTCACGAGAAGCAGGTCTTTATACTTTATGTGAAGATAATGTATTAATCTAATTTCCAAATCGTATACGATTTGTCGACATGAAAACCGGATGTCGTTTCACGTGGATCTTTCCAAAATCGCTCCAGGTCTGGGgcgtttgaatgtgtttatcATGAATGTCAGTGTGTGGTGAGTTGAgtacggagatccgagtgtctgCCGAGTATCCTCGCGAGGAGTCTGAGTTCGTCCTGAAAGGCAACGCTCGGGGCACAAACTGCTCAAAAGACGCGGGAGATTGTGACGTCGTCTTCCGCCACGGCTGGCTGTTAATTATACAGCAAACACGTCAAGAGAAAAGCAGCGACACCAACAAGACCTGTATCTGGAAAATTATGGAAGAGGTTCAGCAGCCAACGCCAGACAGGTAACTCGATCTAACTTTTTGTCTTTAAGCACAACAAGCACCGTGAGAAAGTAACGTTTCCGGTATCGTGAGGCTATGAGGCGGACATGTGGTGTCGTTCTTTCATCTGTTGTGCTCTGTATTTGTCATATTGAAAACGCTAGTCTGGTCGAATGTTTCACCCTGCTTCCGGTTAGTCTCCTCCCCATCCCGAGCCTCATGCAGCCCCGAGCACACGCGTTCACCTTTTAACGACGCTATCGTGTAGAAATAAATGAAACTACATATGACATGGCTTTAAACTCATCCTACCAGCTGACCCGACAGGAATGATTTCATATCTCACAGCATCTTATGTCATTCCAATGTATCATGACTTGGTCAATTCGTTCTTAATAACTTCATAGCACTCTTTCcgttttaattagtttttttaaataacgggACCCCGATCAAGAGCATCGAATTGCATCTATGCTGTTATAACAGATACATGAATAGATAGATGAACTGTTTGCCGTAAAGGTTCACAAGTTGTCAGGAGTTAGTCAGAATGTCATTAgatcacgcgcacacacacacacacacacacactaggttTCCTTTTAAACAATATGCAAAGGAAACGTAACTTACCTTTACATaataattaatgtgtgtgtccttttATGAACCCTTTCCGCAAGTGGGATGcaggaattacccacaattaaTGCAAAGTTAAACAAAGCCCGTTAACAACAACCTTAAGGATTGACCGATGATGAAGACATCTATAGGCTATGATGTATGCAGAAGCCAACATATTGTACACCTCTCTCTACACTGCACATTGTG
The nucleotide sequence above comes from Pseudoliparis swirei isolate HS2019 ecotype Mariana Trench chromosome 24, NWPU_hadal_v1, whole genome shotgun sequence. Encoded proteins:
- the cep44 gene encoding centrosomal protein of 44 kDa; this encodes MLSTGDVQGCLRQLETLLRVIKYPGYVDYNGLSKGDPSAFLPIVSFTLTSFSSPFAKQLMEAGLELTGKTDLRFTDTLYKVLRDIFHYKPILTKQQFLQWGFSQRKISVICDIINLVLQKHNQLKKPRVRCPTSNKDDGGEAHPILTDADTVSKRPFVVNHGENSSTFPKNSSVEELFSHDVICASHNEVYSTNYPVNGITELAGYKGDKENLLYSSEVEGRLSALEAQLGSLQSGMDRLIILEKHVEKLNKQRITDKNEGEVITISRESWENLMSRVLLLETKLDLSNIQLSVPLPCPSSDSSLFCTMSDDSKENLKDRLEKITNMLKSTSSLLKNT